In Cucurbita pepo subsp. pepo cultivar mu-cu-16 chromosome LG10, ASM280686v2, whole genome shotgun sequence, the DNA window AGCAAGTGCAGAGAGGGAGGGCAGGATGAAGCATAAGCGACACAAAGTTAGATTGTGAATTCGGTTCTTTCTAATCATAATGATGGTACTGGTAGCTTGGCTTGTCCACTTAATTTACAGTTGGAAAAATTTTCTTCAGATCGTGTCTATCTTTCTTGTACAAATACAGTTGCCGAGGATGTGAATGGTAGATTAATAAAACTCGAAACTGAATGCGTTTATGAAGTCCAGAAGCTAGGAGTAAGCAGAGGGTTTATAATCGTAGATTTGTACGAAACATGATGAATAATGCATAATTTGGGTTTCACTTCATNtttttttttttttttttttttttttttttttttttttttttgtaagtggCTTCCTTTTCATAATAGATGATCCCTTTTTCTAGTGGCTTCCTTTTCATAAAGGAAAaacaagttaaaaaaaatactgttTTGGGTTGtaatttgtgttttctttccattttacttttataaatgtatttttatacatcttaatttcttttagcatttaaatgaatttaatatttttctgcAGGAAggaatgaatttaatttataaacatttaaatggcttactatttaatatattagaggTAAAACTAAGATagtcaaaatataaatagtttGATTAATAATATGGATTAACatacatattatttattaattatgaccCAATAAACAACAAAGTTGAGagattaaatatgttttaaccTAAAAGTAAAAGACCTCCCTCCCTCCATTTAGATGGGACAGTTTTGTTCACCATCATATTCAACCTACTTTACTTGGTTGTGCAGTGATTGCAGATGAGAGAGTTCATACATTTCTGTGGTTAATACAAACATGGAATTTAGCAATGGGAGAACGAGCTCCAAAGGTGGTACTCACTGACCGACCAAAATTCCTGTATTAAAGCAGTCATTGGGGCAGTTCTTCCTGGCTCATGTGACTACTATTTTAGAAAAGACTCCAATGTCAAAGATGTAACTGAAGATGAAACTATTACGACATGCAATGTCAAAGACATGGAAGATGGTCAGAATCATGTTGTTGAATGCAGTCTCATTTTTACTTTACTGGCTTAGATGATGAGGTGGAAAAATGATTAGGCACTTATTTTTACCGGAggctgttttttctttaagcTAAGCATTTAGATGTCTAAAATTGtgtcaaaattgaaaaagatagATAAGATAGATGGAAAGCCACAGAAACGTAGGGGTAAAGCATCTGTTGTACGGTATGTTTATTAAGTAAAGAAGACGCATATCTTGGAGTGGCAACTCAGGAATTTGCCATCCatccaaatttcttctttattctattctattaCCTAATTCATGTAGAAGCTTTTTAGCGCCAACCGTCCATACAGAATTTGATTCCTTCAGAATTTGTAGTATTGTTTACGCACAATTTGTAATATTCGCCGCTAACAGAGCTTTCTAATTTATGTTCCATCCTTCAACAATTCTCTGCTACGCCTCAAAGAATACtcatctttttcctttttattattcttttcctttcttttgtcCTAAAAGTTCCTTTCGCTTTGATACCACACCCTAATGTTCTTTTTACCAAACTTAACACAAACATTATTTTCAAGGCGtattcaagattttaaagattaaatttctGAAGCGAAAGTGACATATTTATTCTGTATGAACATGAAAATGGGAATAAGTTTGAGATTTGGGGTTGCGTGATGCGCTTGAGTTGTGTTGGGAAGAAAGAGATTTGGTTAAAACTTTAACGTTATATTCCTTTTGAACCACGTATATATGTGGAAGGGGCTGCTGCGTATGAGAAACTAAGAGTTGCACATCGGTACgcaggagaaagaaacaaaacatgtaTCCATCTATGAGGACAAAAGtaggttttgtttattttttttcatttttgtctgAAATTCTAATGTTTTTGCTTCATGTAtccatataaatatatatgatatggtatgatatgatatgaaatgttatgataGCAGAGGAAAGGTGAACAAAATGAAGGTAAAATATTACCACGCGACCTAAATATAGTATGGGGCTCTGATGAGAATCAGTGGGAGATTAAGCACGGAGAAAAAGGAGAACAAGGGTAAGCAGCAATATTAATTAGAATTAGAATGAATATTAGATTATTTGGGTagagagaatgaaatgaaCGTGTGAAAGTGGAATGAATTAATTGAATGGTTGTGGTAGACAGATATGCATTAGCAAAGAAAGTGATGTGGTTTGAAGTAAAAGCGACATACAGGGGAGCAAAAGCAGGGAGAAAATATAAGGTTGGGTTCAATATCAGCTTAGATCCTGATGCGAAAGGATGGGAGGGCAGTCCAGTGTTCATGATGACTACGGTTGGATTCTCAGATGACTACACTTGGAAGAAGCTGTCTCTCGAACATAAGGACAAGCTTTCCATGGATGACGAGATCGAAATTCCAG includes these proteins:
- the LOC111804486 gene encoding protein PHLOEM PROTEIN 2-LIKE A9-like isoform X3, with the protein product MRISGRLSTEKKENKDRYALAKKVMWFEVKATYRGAKAGRKYKVGFNISLDPDAKGWEGSPVFMMTTVGFSDDYTWKKLSLEHKDKLSMDDEIEIPVSARDTTLQFGLYEIWNGKWKNGLRIHHAFVTQL
- the LOC111804486 gene encoding protein PHLOEM PROTEIN 2-LIKE A9-like isoform X1 is translated as MYPSMRTKQRKGEQNEGKILPRDLNIVWGSDENQWEIKHGEKGEQGYALAKKVMWFEVKATYRGAKAGRKYKVGFNISLDPDAKGWEGSPVFMMTTVGFSDDYTWKKLSLEHKDKLSMDDEIEIPVSARDTTLQFGLYEIWNGKWKNGLRIHHAFVTQL
- the LOC111804486 gene encoding protein PHLOEM PROTEIN 2-LIKE A9-like isoform X2, encoding MYPSMRTKRKGEQNEGKILPRDLNIVWGSDENQWEIKHGEKGEQGYALAKKVMWFEVKATYRGAKAGRKYKVGFNISLDPDAKGWEGSPVFMMTTVGFSDDYTWKKLSLEHKDKLSMDDEIEIPVSARDTTLQFGLYEIWNGKWKNGLRIHHAFVTQL